Proteins encoded together in one Aeromonas encheleia window:
- the rssA gene encoding patatin-like phospholipase RssA, which translates to MSRKPRLGLALGSGAARGWAHIGIIRALERLGVKPDLVAGCSIGSFVGAAYAAGELDKLESWVRGFSRLQVMGLLDPALSGGLFRGEKVFGIAANHLGDPPIESLPLPFACVATELNTGREIWLQEGPLRQCVRASCGMPGILTPTRVDDQWLVDGAVVNPVPISLARAMGAEVVIAVNLNADMHQPWADDSDEPVQGGRFSQWLNRGEPSTPGMWSVMTGSINIMQERITRARMAGDPPEIQLCPRLGSFSIMDFHRAGDAISEGEACVERNLEQLKEELSRLRLI; encoded by the coding sequence GTGTCACGAAAACCCCGTTTGGGACTGGCCCTGGGCAGCGGCGCTGCCCGGGGCTGGGCACACATAGGCATCATACGGGCACTGGAGCGGCTCGGCGTCAAACCGGATCTGGTGGCCGGTTGCTCCATCGGCAGCTTCGTGGGCGCCGCCTACGCCGCCGGTGAGCTGGACAAGCTGGAGTCCTGGGTGCGCGGCTTCAGCCGGCTGCAGGTGATGGGACTGCTCGATCCCGCCCTCTCCGGCGGCCTGTTTCGCGGCGAGAAGGTGTTTGGCATCGCCGCCAACCACCTCGGCGATCCCCCCATCGAGAGCCTGCCGCTGCCCTTCGCCTGCGTCGCCACCGAGCTCAACACCGGGCGCGAGATCTGGCTGCAAGAGGGCCCGCTGCGCCAATGCGTGCGCGCCTCCTGCGGCATGCCCGGCATCCTGACCCCGACCCGGGTCGACGATCAGTGGCTGGTGGATGGCGCCGTGGTCAACCCTGTGCCCATCTCCCTCGCCCGCGCCATGGGGGCCGAGGTGGTGATCGCCGTCAACCTCAACGCCGATATGCACCAGCCCTGGGCTGACGACTCCGACGAACCCGTTCAGGGCGGCCGGTTCAGCCAATGGCTGAACCGGGGTGAACCGAGCACCCCCGGCATGTGGAGCGTGATGACGGGCTCCATCAACATCATGCAGGAGCGCATCACCCGCGCCCGTATGGCCGGGGACCCCCCCGAGATCCAGCTCTGCCCGCGTCTTGGCAGCTTCTCCATCATGGATTTCCATCGGGCGGGCGACGCCATCAGTGAGGGCGAAGCCTGCGTCGAGCGCAACCTGGAGCAGCTCAAGGAGGAGTTGTCCCGGCTCAGGCTCATCTGA
- a CDS encoding sodium-dependent transporter, whose product MSQTIPKARDGFTSTFGVLAATLGSAVGLGNIWKFPYLTGENGGAGFLLVYVIATLLVGLPVMISEIMLGRQAKSDAVSGLIKLAPKGQPWWLIAAMGVTAAFLIMSFYSEVAAWVFAYIFKAISGEILSTDPAVTGAAFNSLITNPLQSLLWQWLVLALMGGILLMGVAKGIEAVTKRLMPVLFILLLVIGLRSLTLPGASEGLRFLFSPDFSKITAGVVLTAMGLAFFKLSIGMGCMMTYGSYFRDDQHIPLTTVRVMCADLFVSMLAGIAIFPAVFAFGFEPSAGPSLLFITIPAVFASIPFGHLFMVLFFVLSAIAATGAMLSILEVPVSVLSERFHMSRPKATLINLLVLGVVGSTCALSNSTLAEVQIAGKTFFDLFDFISSNVLMPLGGIFLCLFVGWVWGYERMAAALTNGGKLELKILKPLFFIIRYVSPLLILIVMLKGLGLF is encoded by the coding sequence ATGAGTCAAACCATACCGAAAGCCAGAGATGGCTTCACCAGCACCTTCGGCGTGCTCGCCGCCACCCTGGGATCGGCCGTCGGCCTCGGCAATATCTGGAAATTCCCCTACCTGACCGGGGAAAATGGCGGCGCCGGCTTCCTGCTGGTCTATGTCATCGCCACCCTGCTGGTGGGCTTGCCGGTGATGATCTCGGAGATCATGCTGGGCCGTCAGGCCAAATCCGACGCGGTGAGCGGACTCATCAAGCTGGCGCCCAAGGGACAGCCCTGGTGGCTGATCGCGGCCATGGGGGTCACCGCGGCCTTCCTTATTATGTCCTTCTACTCCGAGGTGGCGGCCTGGGTGTTCGCCTACATCTTCAAGGCGATCAGCGGGGAGATCCTGTCGACCGATCCCGCCGTCACAGGTGCGGCCTTCAACTCCTTGATCACCAACCCGCTGCAGAGCCTGCTGTGGCAGTGGCTGGTGCTGGCGCTGATGGGGGGGATCCTGTTGATGGGGGTCGCCAAGGGCATAGAGGCGGTGACCAAGAGGCTGATGCCGGTGCTCTTCATCCTGCTGCTGGTGATCGGCCTGCGCAGCCTGACCCTGCCGGGGGCGAGCGAGGGGCTGCGCTTCCTGTTCTCCCCTGACTTCTCCAAGATCACCGCCGGCGTGGTGCTGACGGCCATGGGGCTGGCGTTCTTCAAGCTCTCCATCGGCATGGGCTGCATGATGACCTATGGCAGCTACTTCCGGGACGATCAGCACATTCCGTTGACCACGGTCCGGGTCATGTGTGCTGACCTGTTCGTCTCCATGCTGGCGGGGATCGCCATCTTCCCGGCGGTGTTTGCGTTCGGCTTCGAGCCCTCGGCCGGCCCCTCCCTGCTGTTCATCACCATTCCGGCGGTGTTCGCCAGCATCCCGTTCGGCCATCTGTTCATGGTGCTGTTCTTCGTGCTCTCCGCCATCGCGGCGACCGGCGCCATGCTCTCCATCCTGGAGGTGCCGGTCTCGGTGCTGTCGGAGCGCTTCCACATGAGCCGCCCCAAGGCGACCCTGATCAACCTGCTGGTGCTGGGGGTGGTCGGCTCGACCTGTGCGCTCTCCAACAGCACCCTGGCGGAGGTGCAGATCGCCGGCAAGACCTTCTTCGATCTGTTCGACTTCATCTCGTCCAACGTGCTGATGCCGCTCGGCGGGATCTTCCTCTGCCTGTTTGTCGGCTGGGTCTGGGGCTATGAGCGGATGGCGGCGGCGCTGACCAATGGGGGCAAGCTGGAACTGAAGATCCTCAAACCCCTGTTCTTCATCATCCGTTACGTGTCGCCCTTGCTGATCCTGATCGTGATGCTCAAGGGGCTGGGGCTGTTCTGA
- a CDS encoding efflux RND transporter periplasmic adaptor subunit, with translation MKMRIWLWLLPLALLVAGLWYLRQAEPVSKPQPKQVNIRAQTVRQSLAEPSIKLVSKLAANRSVAVSPEVTGRIVKIGVRSGQRVKQGETLIALDEGKQRAELAEQSASLRDEKRKLRDMRRLVERGAITNSELEGQEATVAQAQARVDAAQYELSLRTLPAPFNGTVSLIDLSEGALVNSGDVLLHLDELARLRLDLAVPERYLALLRPGMAVTATSSAWPDQSFSGVLETLDSRISNETQNIKARVIIPNPTGQLRPGMMMNVELSLPAQKMTLIPAQSVEYAGEQRFVYRLETDGRVKRIPVELGDTHGEEVWVIKGLSVGDRIAVEGLVNLRDGAYVRDLAEVKG, from the coding sequence ATGAAAATGCGCATATGGTTGTGGCTCCTCCCGCTCGCCCTGCTGGTGGCGGGTCTCTGGTATCTTCGTCAGGCCGAACCGGTCAGCAAACCCCAGCCGAAGCAAGTCAATATCCGGGCGCAGACTGTCCGGCAGAGCCTGGCCGAGCCCTCCATCAAGCTGGTCAGCAAGCTGGCGGCGAACCGCTCAGTGGCGGTCAGTCCCGAGGTCACCGGCCGCATCGTCAAGATAGGAGTGCGCTCCGGTCAGCGGGTCAAGCAGGGGGAGACCCTGATCGCCCTGGATGAGGGCAAGCAGCGGGCGGAGCTGGCCGAGCAGAGCGCCAGCCTGCGCGATGAGAAGCGCAAGTTGCGCGACATGCGCCGGCTGGTGGAGCGCGGCGCCATCACCAATTCGGAGCTGGAAGGGCAGGAGGCGACCGTGGCCCAGGCCCAGGCGAGGGTCGACGCGGCCCAGTACGAGCTGTCGCTGCGCACCCTGCCGGCCCCCTTCAACGGCACCGTCAGCCTGATCGATCTCAGCGAGGGCGCCCTGGTCAACAGCGGCGACGTGCTGCTCCACCTGGATGAACTCGCCCGGCTGCGGCTCGATCTGGCGGTGCCCGAGCGTTATCTCGCCCTGCTGAGGCCGGGCATGGCGGTGACGGCCACCAGCTCGGCCTGGCCGGACCAATCCTTCTCCGGCGTGTTGGAGACGCTCGACAGCCGGATCTCCAACGAGACCCAGAACATCAAGGCCCGCGTCATCATCCCCAATCCCACCGGCCAGCTGCGGCCCGGCATGATGATGAACGTGGAGCTCTCCCTGCCCGCCCAGAAGATGACCCTGATCCCGGCCCAATCGGTGGAGTACGCCGGCGAGCAGCGCTTCGTCTATCGACTGGAGACGGATGGCCGGGTGAAGCGCATCCCGGTGGAGCTGGGGGATACCCACGGCGAGGAGGTGTGGGTCATCAAGGGGCTGAGCGTCGGCGATCGCATCGCGGTCGAGGGGCTGGTCAACCTGCGTGACGGTGCCTATGTGCGCGATCTGGCAGAGGTAAAAGGCTGA
- a CDS encoding helix-turn-helix domain-containing protein, producing the protein MNSNIVTVGKKIRQIREAVGLSRPKFADLLGVPPTTLKNYELGYREVGGAFLVALAHHPELHKFTLWLLADKKVAEIGQIGPDDIAKA; encoded by the coding sequence ATGAATTCAAATATCGTAACTGTTGGCAAGAAGATCCGTCAGATCCGCGAAGCGGTTGGCCTGAGCCGTCCCAAGTTTGCCGATCTGCTGGGTGTCCCCCCGACTACCCTGAAGAACTATGAACTGGGTTATCGTGAAGTCGGAGGCGCCTTCCTGGTCGCCCTGGCTCATCACCCGGAATTGCACAAGTTCACCCTCTGGCTGCTGGCTGACAAGAAAGTCGCCGAAATCGGTCAGATCGGTCCGGACGATATTGCCAAGGCCTGA
- a CDS encoding efflux RND transporter permease subunit, whose protein sequence is MWLSDISVRRPLVAVVISALLTVFGLVAFSKLTVREMPDVQTPSVSITTTYDGAAPEVMESQVTKPIEDQLSGISGIKNINSVTRKGRSSITVEFKLGWNMVEGTSDVRDAISRARPKLPDEVDEPMVTKDNGNGDVAIWLNFSSTQMDRTALTDYANRVLVDPLSLVDGVSEISLSGDLTQVMYVRLRPADMAARGITVADVQDALKRENIELPGGEIRNNSMTMAVQIARLYHSAEDFRSLPVATAANGQSIYLADIADVEVGAKNEDSAYQRNGKESLGIGIVAQSTANPLAVAQGIEQKMSEMQRFLPEGAKLEVDYDSTVFIKQAIHEVYITLAICAVLVVAVLYLFLGQGRTTLIPAITVPVSLISAFIGAWYLGFSINLITLLALILAIGLVVDDAIVVVENIHHHLQRGEPPLMAAWHGTREVGFAVIATTAVLVMVFVPIAFMDGMVGRLFTEFAILLSLAVLFSSLVALTLTPAMGSWLMRAVDKPNALTATLDRDLGWVELHYRRLLGWVLRRSAWTPLVLVLCLGGIGALFSQLPASLTPTEDRGVLYVFVKGAEGTSIERMKRNMQQVEAAVMPLLGKGVVQAMSFSTPAFGRGGDQTGMAIIQLTDWALRGETATEFARTLSTRLAAIPDVMIRTFQPGFKGGSNAAVQFVLQGSDYAEIYEQGLVLQQAAAQSSLMLAPDLDYAEKTPELQVTIERDRASQLGIPVSTVASSLQALLGGVSQTTYVDRGEEYDVYLRANQRDFNGISDVSRIYLKAASGEMVSLSTLATVKQVASPQRLNHYQRQKAIALTADVAPGHTLGEALDFLDGWASTHLPAGMTVDYAGDSKDYRDNQGEMLMVFGLALLVVYLVLVAQFESLLTPTVVMVTVPLGIFGGLLGLWLTGQELSIYSQIGMIMLIGMVTKNGILIVEFINQLRQRGEGFEEAIIAASVRRLRPILMTSLTAIIGAVPLMISMGAGYESRMAVGTVVFFGLSLATLVTLVMVPAIYHLLARRAGMTGARDLLVDEALAVDSEPEQRGKPAA, encoded by the coding sequence ATGTGGCTCTCCGATATATCAGTGCGCCGCCCGCTGGTGGCAGTGGTCATCAGTGCCCTGCTCACGGTGTTCGGCCTGGTAGCTTTTTCCAAGCTGACGGTGCGGGAGATGCCGGACGTGCAGACCCCGTCCGTCTCCATCACCACCACCTATGACGGCGCCGCCCCCGAGGTCATGGAGAGCCAGGTCACCAAGCCCATCGAGGATCAGCTCTCCGGCATCAGCGGCATCAAGAACATCAACTCTGTGACCCGCAAGGGGCGCTCCTCCATCACGGTGGAGTTCAAGCTCGGCTGGAACATGGTAGAAGGCACCTCGGATGTGCGTGACGCCATCTCCCGCGCCCGTCCCAAGTTGCCGGACGAGGTGGACGAGCCCATGGTCACCAAGGACAACGGTAACGGGGATGTGGCGATCTGGCTCAACTTCAGCAGCACCCAGATGGACCGCACCGCCCTGACCGATTACGCCAACCGGGTGCTGGTCGATCCCCTGAGTCTGGTGGACGGGGTGAGCGAGATCTCCCTCTCTGGCGATCTGACCCAGGTGATGTATGTCAGGCTGCGTCCCGCCGACATGGCGGCCCGCGGCATCACGGTGGCGGATGTGCAGGATGCCCTCAAGCGCGAGAACATCGAGCTGCCGGGCGGGGAGATCCGTAACAACAGCATGACGATGGCGGTGCAGATCGCCCGTCTCTACCACAGTGCCGAAGATTTCCGCTCCCTGCCGGTGGCGACCGCCGCCAATGGCCAGAGCATCTACCTGGCCGACATCGCCGACGTGGAGGTGGGGGCCAAGAACGAAGACAGCGCCTACCAGCGCAATGGCAAGGAGAGCCTGGGGATAGGCATAGTCGCCCAGTCCACCGCCAACCCGCTGGCGGTGGCCCAGGGGATAGAGCAGAAGATGAGCGAGATGCAGCGCTTCCTGCCGGAGGGGGCCAAGCTCGAGGTGGATTACGACTCCACCGTCTTCATCAAGCAGGCCATCCACGAGGTGTATATCACCCTGGCCATCTGCGCCGTGCTGGTGGTGGCCGTGCTCTATCTGTTCCTGGGGCAGGGCAGAACCACCCTGATCCCGGCCATCACTGTGCCGGTGTCGCTCATCTCCGCCTTCATCGGCGCCTGGTACCTCGGCTTCTCCATCAACCTCATCACATTGCTCGCCCTTATTCTCGCCATTGGCCTGGTGGTGGATGACGCCATAGTGGTGGTGGAGAACATCCACCACCATCTGCAGCGGGGGGAGCCCCCGCTGATGGCGGCCTGGCACGGTACCCGCGAGGTGGGCTTCGCGGTGATCGCGACCACGGCCGTGCTGGTGATGGTGTTCGTGCCCATCGCCTTCATGGATGGCATGGTGGGGCGGCTCTTCACCGAGTTTGCCATCCTGCTGTCGCTCGCCGTGCTGTTCTCCTCCCTGGTGGCGCTGACTCTGACTCCGGCCATGGGCTCCTGGCTGATGCGCGCGGTCGACAAGCCCAACGCCCTGACCGCGACCCTGGACCGTGACCTCGGTTGGGTGGAGTTGCACTACCGGCGTCTGCTGGGCTGGGTGCTGCGCCGCTCCGCCTGGACCCCGCTGGTGCTGGTGCTCTGCCTCGGCGGCATCGGCGCCCTGTTTAGCCAGCTGCCCGCCAGCCTGACCCCGACCGAGGACAGGGGCGTGCTCTATGTGTTCGTCAAGGGGGCCGAGGGCACCAGCATAGAGCGGATGAAGCGCAACATGCAGCAGGTGGAGGCCGCGGTCATGCCGCTGCTCGGCAAGGGGGTGGTGCAGGCCATGAGCTTCAGCACCCCGGCCTTCGGCCGCGGTGGCGATCAGACCGGGATGGCGATCATCCAGCTGACCGACTGGGCGCTGCGCGGCGAGACCGCGACCGAGTTCGCCCGCACCCTCAGCACACGCCTCGCCGCCATCCCGGACGTGATGATCCGCACCTTCCAACCCGGCTTCAAGGGCGGCTCCAACGCCGCCGTGCAGTTTGTGCTGCAGGGCTCGGACTATGCCGAAATCTATGAGCAGGGGCTGGTGTTGCAGCAGGCCGCCGCCCAGAGCAGCCTGATGCTGGCGCCGGATCTCGACTACGCCGAGAAGACCCCCGAGCTGCAGGTGACCATAGAGCGGGACAGGGCCAGTCAGCTCGGCATCCCCGTCTCCACCGTGGCCAGCTCGCTGCAGGCGCTGCTCGGCGGCGTCAGCCAGACCACCTATGTGGACAGGGGCGAGGAGTATGACGTCTATCTGCGCGCCAACCAGCGCGACTTCAACGGGATCTCCGATGTCAGCCGCATCTATCTGAAGGCGGCCAGCGGCGAGATGGTGAGCCTGTCGACCCTGGCCACCGTCAAGCAGGTGGCGAGCCCGCAGCGCCTCAACCACTACCAGCGCCAGAAGGCGATCGCCCTCACCGCGGACGTGGCCCCCGGCCACACCCTGGGGGAGGCGCTCGACTTTCTCGACGGCTGGGCCAGCACCCATCTGCCCGCCGGCATGACGGTGGACTATGCCGGCGACTCCAAGGACTACCGTGACAATCAGGGCGAGATGCTGATGGTGTTCGGCCTGGCCCTGCTGGTGGTCTATCTGGTGCTGGTGGCGCAGTTCGAGAGCCTGTTGACCCCGACCGTGGTGATGGTGACTGTGCCGCTCGGCATCTTCGGTGGCCTGCTGGGCTTGTGGCTGACGGGGCAGGAGCTGAGCATCTACAGCCAGATCGGCATGATCATGCTGATCGGCATGGTGACCAAGAACGGCATCCTCATCGTCGAGTTCATCAACCAGCTGCGCCAGCGTGGCGAGGGATTCGAGGAGGCGATCATCGCGGCCTCGGTGCGCCGCCTGCGCCCCATACTGATGACCTCGCTGACCGCCATCATAGGCGCCGTGCCGCTGATGATCTCCATGGGGGCCGGCTATGAGAGCCGGATGGCGGTGGGGACTGTGGTGTTCTTCGGCCTCTCCCTGGCGACCCTGGTGACCCTGGTGATGGTGCCGGCCATCTATCACCTGCTGGCCAGACGGGCCGGCATGACCGGCGCGCGGGATCTGCTGGTGGACGAGGCGCTGGCGGTGGACAGCGAGCCCGAGCAGCGGGGCAAGCCGGCGGCCTGA
- a CDS encoding porin OmpA, translating to MMKMAPSLIAIAMATMGATAAHAADDIYFGAGVGATHFNGLNKIEGVTAGEEDAAAANAFVGYNFNEYFGSELGYQYTGRGNTDGNRYESQGATLSGIARLPLGNDFSLFGEAGAYWGHTDGMGTSDTKVSPLAGAGVTYKVNDALDLQARYRYMWDVADLTTATGEQYKSNQSVATLEAVYHPFRTSYVAPVAAPVVEEAAPAPQIVEKNFALNSDVLFAFGKDSLKAEGVDALNALYQQIVEFQPKDGNAVVVGYTDRIGSDAYNQKLSEARARTVANFLVSKGMAASKVGIEGRGEANPVTGTKCNGVKAKAELISCLAPDRRVEVRISGVQEVQQ from the coding sequence ATGATGAAAATGGCTCCTTCCCTGATCGCCATCGCTATGGCTACCATGGGCGCAACTGCTGCACACGCCGCTGACGACATCTACTTCGGTGCCGGTGTCGGTGCTACTCACTTCAACGGTCTGAACAAGATCGAAGGCGTTACCGCCGGTGAAGAAGACGCAGCTGCTGCAAATGCCTTCGTAGGTTACAACTTCAACGAATACTTCGGTTCCGAGCTGGGCTACCAGTACACCGGCCGTGGTAACACCGATGGCAACCGTTACGAGAGCCAGGGTGCCACCCTGTCCGGTATCGCTCGTCTGCCGCTGGGTAACGACTTCTCCCTGTTCGGTGAAGCTGGCGCCTACTGGGGCCACACCGACGGTATGGGCACCAGCGATACCAAAGTATCCCCGCTGGCTGGCGCCGGTGTGACCTACAAGGTTAACGACGCGCTGGATCTGCAAGCTCGTTACCGTTACATGTGGGACGTGGCTGACCTGACTACCGCCACCGGCGAGCAGTACAAGTCCAACCAGAGCGTGGCTACCCTGGAAGCCGTTTACCACCCGTTCCGTACTTCCTACGTAGCACCGGTTGCCGCTCCTGTTGTTGAAGAAGCCGCTCCTGCTCCGCAGATCGTTGAGAAGAACTTCGCCCTGAACTCCGACGTGCTGTTTGCCTTTGGCAAAGACAGCCTGAAGGCCGAAGGTGTTGACGCTCTGAACGCTCTGTACCAGCAGATCGTTGAGTTCCAACCGAAAGACGGCAACGCCGTAGTCGTTGGTTACACCGACCGCATCGGTTCTGACGCTTACAACCAGAAGCTGTCCGAAGCTCGTGCCCGCACCGTTGCCAACTTCCTGGTCAGCAAGGGTATGGCTGCCAGCAAGGTCGGTATCGAAGGTCGTGGCGAAGCCAACCCTGTCACCGGTACCAAGTGTAACGGCGTCAAGGCCAAGGCTGAGCTGATCTCCTGCCTGGCCCCGGACCGTCGCGTAGAAGTTCGCATCTCCGGCGTTCAGGAAGTTCAGCAGTAA
- a CDS encoding YgiQ family radical SAM protein, with protein MQPVTHLFSYPRYWAECYGTAPFLPMSRAEMDKLGWDSCDIVLVTGDAYVDHPSFGMAVIGRMLESQGFRVGIIAQPDWSSKDDFMRLGKPNLFYGVTAGNMDSMINRYTSDKKLRHDDAYTPGDVGGKRPDRATLVYTQRCKEAFKEVPVVIGGIEASLRRIAHYDYWSETIRRSILLDAKADILIYGNAERPLIEVAHRIANGETMETMQDIRGTAVIRKEPLPEWRGVDSSKLDQIGRIDPIMNPYMEGAPCSDDEGTAPVEQEAKPVLVQPPKQKPWEKTYVKLPAFERVKEDKVLYAHASRILHHETNPGCARALSQAHGDRIVWVNPPAFPLETDEMDGVFGLPYQRVPHPAYGKEKIPAYEMIKTSVNIMRGCFGGCSFCSITEHEGRIIQSRSEESIIKEIEEIRDKVPGFTGVISDLGGPTANMYKLRCKSPKAEQTCRRASCVWPTICPHMDTDHTPTIDLYRKARDVKGIKKILIASGVRYDIAVEDPRYIKELAKYHVGGYLKIAPEHTEEGPLSKMMKPGMGSYYSFKELFDKYSKEAGKQQYLIPYFISAHPGTTDEDMVNMALWVKTNSFKLDQVQNFYPSPLANATTMYYTEKNPLNKVSRQGGDVFVVKGERRRRLHKALLRYHDPAGWPMIREALLEMGKGHLIGNGPNCLVPPEGRGEAKAERSRNKGLKPALTRHSNIVHQRGNGAGKGASASKGATKGAAAAQGASSAPHNGKQGTRSEGASVNNGGANKGGHVGAKAGNGKVAGAAQGKGAANGKPASQGKPAGQGKPAHKGKAPSRAGIAKPAAQGGKPAAKGGAAK; from the coding sequence ATGCAGCCGGTTACCCACCTTTTCTCCTATCCCCGCTACTGGGCCGAGTGCTACGGCACTGCACCCTTCCTGCCCATGTCCAGAGCGGAGATGGACAAGCTCGGCTGGGACAGCTGCGACATAGTCCTGGTGACCGGTGACGCCTATGTGGATCACCCGAGTTTCGGCATGGCGGTCATAGGCCGCATGCTGGAATCCCAGGGCTTTCGGGTCGGCATCATAGCCCAGCCGGACTGGTCATCCAAAGATGACTTCATGCGCCTGGGCAAGCCGAACCTGTTTTATGGCGTCACAGCGGGCAATATGGACTCCATGATCAACCGCTACACCTCGGACAAGAAGCTGCGCCACGACGACGCCTACACCCCGGGGGATGTGGGCGGCAAGCGGCCGGATCGCGCGACTCTGGTCTACACCCAGCGCTGCAAAGAGGCCTTCAAGGAGGTCCCCGTGGTCATAGGCGGCATAGAGGCGTCGCTGCGCCGGATCGCCCACTACGACTACTGGTCCGAGACCATACGCCGCTCCATACTGCTGGACGCCAAGGCCGACATCCTCATCTATGGCAACGCCGAGCGGCCGCTGATCGAGGTGGCGCACCGCATCGCCAACGGCGAGACCATGGAGACCATGCAGGACATTCGCGGCACCGCCGTGATCCGCAAGGAGCCGCTGCCCGAGTGGCGCGGGGTGGATTCGAGCAAGCTGGATCAGATCGGCCGCATCGATCCCATCATGAACCCCTATATGGAAGGGGCGCCCTGCAGTGACGACGAAGGCACGGCGCCGGTGGAGCAGGAGGCCAAGCCGGTATTGGTGCAGCCGCCCAAGCAGAAACCCTGGGAGAAGACCTACGTCAAGCTGCCGGCGTTCGAGCGGGTGAAGGAAGACAAGGTGCTCTACGCCCATGCGTCGCGCATCCTGCACCACGAGACCAACCCCGGCTGCGCCCGCGCGCTCTCCCAGGCCCACGGTGATCGCATCGTCTGGGTCAACCCGCCCGCCTTCCCGCTGGAAACCGACGAGATGGACGGCGTGTTCGGCCTGCCTTATCAGCGGGTGCCGCACCCGGCCTATGGCAAGGAGAAGATCCCGGCCTACGAGATGATCAAGACCTCGGTCAACATCATGCGTGGCTGCTTCGGCGGTTGCTCCTTCTGCTCCATCACGGAGCACGAGGGACGCATCATCCAGAGCCGCTCGGAAGAGTCGATCATCAAAGAAATCGAAGAGATCCGCGACAAGGTGCCGGGCTTCACCGGCGTCATCTCGGATCTCGGCGGCCCCACCGCCAACATGTACAAGCTGCGCTGCAAGAGCCCCAAGGCCGAGCAGACCTGTCGCCGCGCCTCCTGTGTCTGGCCGACCATATGCCCGCACATGGACACCGACCATACCCCCACCATCGACCTCTATCGCAAGGCGCGGGATGTGAAGGGCATCAAGAAAATCCTGATCGCCTCCGGGGTGCGTTACGACATAGCGGTGGAAGATCCGCGCTACATCAAGGAGCTGGCCAAGTACCACGTCGGCGGTTACCTCAAGATCGCGCCGGAACACACCGAAGAGGGCCCGCTCTCCAAGATGATGAAGCCGGGCATGGGCAGCTACTACAGCTTCAAGGAGCTGTTCGACAAGTATTCGAAAGAGGCGGGCAAGCAGCAGTACCTGATCCCCTACTTCATCTCGGCCCACCCGGGCACCACGGATGAAGACATGGTGAACATGGCGCTCTGGGTCAAGACCAACAGCTTCAAGCTGGATCAGGTGCAGAACTTCTACCCGTCGCCGCTCGCCAACGCCACCACCATGTATTACACCGAGAAAAACCCCCTCAACAAGGTGAGCCGCCAGGGCGGGGACGTGTTTGTGGTCAAGGGTGAGCGCCGCCGTCGCCTGCACAAGGCGCTGCTGCGCTACCACGATCCGGCCGGCTGGCCCATGATCCGCGAAGCCCTGCTGGAAATGGGCAAGGGTCACCTGATCGGCAACGGCCCCAACTGCCTGGTGCCGCCGGAAGGACGCGGCGAGGCCAAGGCCGAGCGCAGCCGTAACAAGGGCCTCAAGCCCGCGCTGACCCGCCATAGCAATATCGTGCACCAGCGTGGCAATGGCGCGGGCAAGGGCGCCTCTGCCAGTAAGGGCGCGACTAAAGGCGCCGCCGCCGCACAGGGCGCCTCATCGGCTCCACACAATGGCAAGCAGGGCACTCGCAGCGAAGGCGCATCGGTTAACAACGGTGGTGCCAACAAGGGCGGCCATGTCGGAGCCAAGGCTGGTAACGGCAAGGTCGCAGGTGCTGCTCAGGGGAAAGGCGCTGCCAATGGCAAGCCAGCCTCCCAAGGCAAACCAGCCGGGCAGGGCAAACCCGCCCATAAGGGCAAGGCACCCAGCCGTGCCGGCATAGCCAAACCGGCAGCTCAGGGTGGCAAGCCTGCCGCAAAAGGCGGGGCCGCCAAGTGA